TATTGTTGCCcattttatttataagtttttgtgTGATTCTTCTTTTCATTGTTTCTTGCACATCAGGGAGACTCTCCCTGGCAGAGAGAGATGTAAACCCCACAAATATATTTGACAAACTTGTCTGTCATATTATAAGGGAAATCGGCCAAACAAACACTGAACTTTGcaggaattgccaaaacaaaccTGGACATATGggctggccaaaaaaacaccGAACTTTCATTGACTTTTTAAGTTTATTATAAAACTTACCATTGACTTACCAAATTAACACACCGTTAACTGAGTTAACAGAAAATTTATACGACGTTAAATCTTGGTGTTAAACTATACGACGTCGTTTCATGTCTTTGGGTGATTAAAGAGAAATGAGCGAAACGACGTCGGTTTCTAATAGCTCCGTAATTACAAAAAATGGGTTTTACATGGGCTCGAACTCGTGCACTCGAGTATAATGGGAAGGGTGTTTGCCACTGAGCTAGTGGACTTTGCAATAGATTTACGAACATGGTTGTTTATATTCTCTTCGAATACGAgttaaatgaaacaaaaaaaaaacgacgcCGTTTTCCCTGAGATTggtataaaccctaaattcccAAATCGAGAACATCATCATCACTTCGCGATTCAAGCTCGATCTCCCATCACCACCATCTTCTCCCTTCTGCGTCGATCTCCCATCACCACCATCTTCTCCCTTCTTCGTCGATCTCCCATCACCACCACTTTCGTTATCGAAATTCCTCATCCCTCCAAAAATCACAACCTCCTTTCCATTTCTTGTGAACATCGTCTTCACCATCTCCTGTCACCACTCTCCAATGGATCTTTGAAAAATCCTCAATTTCGATTTGGAAAATTAGGGTTACGATAGATTGATTTAGATCAAACATCGGGGTTGTATCAATAAAACCAAATAGTTATGGTACTCTTTCGAAAAGTCCACTAGTCCAGTGGCAAAATCCCCCTATAATGACCACGAGTGCACGAGTTCGAAACCACCTAAcaacaattttaattaaactaaactaaaccacATCGTTagatcaataaaaataaatatgtatgaTATTATATCGAAAAGTCCACTAGCCCAGTGGCAAAAGCCCCCTATAATGACCTCGAGTGCACGAGTTCGAAACCACCTaacaacatttttaattaaactaaaCGACGTCGTCTTGAACctataattaaacaaaatagtTGGATGAAACGATGTCGTTTCAATAAACGGCAGTAATTAACGGTGAGTTAACACTGTCTTAACTCTCAGTTAACGGTGTGTTAATATGGCAAATCAATGGTATGTgttttaataaatgtaaaaagtcaataaaagtttggtgtttttttgGTCAGGTTCGAGTACAggtttgttttggcaattcctgTAAAGTTCggtgtttttttggccgatttcccCATATTATAAGCTTGTTCACTGTTATATATCAGTTGTCCCGTTACTATTTCTATCATTTGTATTATATGCAATCACGCGGCTTTCAATTGATTTACACCATATTTTTGGGGGATATGACAGCAGTGGTTGTATCATtcatgaattttatatattgtgAATCCACGAAAGAAAAGAGAAGCATGGTACATATGCAAGATTCATTTTATTGTACACATTACTTGTTTTATATgcactataaaaataaaagatgattcAAAAAATCATGTCACAGATATGctaattcaaaaattataaaacatgatttcctttttattttacctGATAAACACTGCGTTCGATAAAATTTGTTAGTTAACAACATAACTGTAGTCTTTTATTCAGTagctaattaataaaattttaccatttttgtttttggattttattttatattttaactttaaagtaaactatattaattaaaatttgaaacatgaatttttaaatataaaaataaaagattaaatatCAAACTTTTAGATATGGAGGGAGTATGTCATAATCCAATAggtgattatatattttctgtcGACCAACATAGTACTTCACTTACTATGAATATTttgatacaaaataaattaggcctgggcattcgggtcgtcggatcgggttcgggtctgGTCCTTTCGGGTCCGGATCTTTCGGGTCTAGGAGTTTaggacccgatagggtaattttaaattttcggtTCCAGATCGGTTCGGATCGTACCGGGTCCAGGTCAGGTCGGGTCTTAGatagttggacccattcgggtaactagaatttatcggttcggttctgggtCGGGTTCAGTTTGGGTACGacctaaaaaatacctaaaaatacaaaaaaacatgtgaaaatattaatatatccgaaaatatttgacatcttatttacaatttttgtttttattatattaaaatatgtatatatactaaactatgcAAGATAGAACAATAATTGGTTGTCTCCTAGTGGTTGATCCCTTTGATCTGTAGACAAATAACCCGTCTTTGACTCCCCCTCgatacattttatttaatttacattattaagtCGGGTACCCGTCGGGTTCcaggttcgggtcgggtcgggtccaagacccgcgggtcctctacaacaagacccgatagggtaatttgatcggGTTGGTTTCTACCCGGACCgggttttttcgggtcggtttcgggtcggatcttcgggtccgggtaaaatgcccaggcctaaaATAAATTATCTAGACGCAGAAATACGAGAATtgttttttcaaacaaaaaaaaaaaacttggaaaaGGGGGGAATCTAGTTAGTcgattgaccaaaaaaaaatgattattttgagttttggggaagaaaaaaacaaaaaagaggaAGTCTTATTTTCGTAAGCGTGACGAAATATTAACGCAGTATTAactattaacaaaaaaaatatttataagcaTGTCATAATGGTGCACACAACTCATAGATTTCcatataattcaaattttctttCTCATTTATTATGCATAGCTTTTCACTAAcgatatttcatatttaactGGTGCAAGTTACCGCTATGgttaaattgttaatttttgacAAAAGGGCTATGGTTAAATTGTTTGAGATGCCTATTTTAAGTACCTCAAAAACTTTAGAAATACGAAAGAAGAATAGTATGCGTTAGTTAAATATAcactttattatttttctaatctAATCACGGAACATGTCATATCACTataaaagaagaacaaaacttaggttcaccccctgtggtgaactctcaaattcacctcaattgttagcaccaatcaaaatgccatgtaagattaataaaaaatgaaacaaaattaaaaaaaaagaaagaaataaaaaagacgtagactaatttttttaacgccattcatggcttcttcttcatcacctacacaaaatattgaaaacttCTTTATTATCCACTCAGAATATTGAAgctttatttgtcaaattggtaaacccaaaacactaaaccctaaatctttgggtaaattctaaaaactaaatcctattttgggtttagatttaagatataAGGGAAGAGGATTGTAGACaccaatttgacaaataaaactttcaatattctgtgtagatgataaaaaagcttttaaaattatgtgttggtgatgaagaagaagccatagaTGGCGTTACAAAAATTAGTCGACGTATTTTTCActtctttccattttttttctttttaattttgtttccttttttactAATCCTACATGGCACTTTAATTGGTGCTAACAATTGAAGTGAATTTGAGAGTTCAccataggggtgaacccaagtcttgtctaTAAAAGAAAGTAGATACTCGTATTTTATTcaactaaataattatataaccTTCAAACTtaaatcttattataaataaaaaattgagaaaaaaacgaaaaactATACTTCAATCGTCCATTGACGATTTCACACCTTCTTTTCACACCAccatataaattaattaaaatctgTCTTTCTCTCCCTCTACGTCTTCTCATCTTTTTCAAAGAAACCTCTCTTCGTTTATAAGGAAcccctacaaaaaaaaaaaaaattaatcacatTCTCTTAACGTCACAAAGACTGCGATCCCAATAATGGACCAACGTAACCCTTTCCACCATCAGCATCATCACTTGATCCAACAGCAACAGCTTCATCCACCGCCACAGAGCACGACGACGGCGATGGATCCCGGCGGAGGAGGTGAGAGAATCCCACAGTGGAGCTTAGAGGAGACAAAGGAGCTCTTGGGTATAAGAGAAGAGCTTGATCAGACTTTCATGGAGACCAAACGTAATAAGCTACTTTGGGAAGTCGTCGCAGCTAAAATGGCCGACAAGGGTTTTGCCCGGACCGCAGAACAGTGTAAGAGCAAGTGGAAGAACCTCGTCACTAGATTCAAGGTTACCTTCCATCTACCTATCGATTCGATTAATGATTCTCTCTATAGATGCACTTAACTATATACGTATATTATTCTATATATGAGATCAGGATTACAAGTTTGTGCatcataattaattataattgcTTGAATCATTCTCAAATTATGATTAAGTGGATGTATTATTTCATTTGCAGTGATATTGACTAGCTAATGTGAATATCGGAAACCTATAGtctatgtgtatgtatatagaTTAACCATATTAAAATCTCAAGAATTAGTtgaacataatctcttaggttgTTTAGATATTACCCCGTCATTAATGGAAAATAGAGATTAGACTTTAACGCGTTAATTTATTGGTGAATTTCATGATACGGCTTATGTTCACATTTTGATCATTTATCCAATAATATATCTCTTTCGTTTTGTTACGCTACTAAAATTTTGCATGGAAATTGGTGAGTAAGTAAAATCTAGCTCGTATTCACAAAATGCCACAAAAGAATTGCAGTTACCGTTATATAACGGATGCATCGCCTTTAGTACTATATAAGAAGCGTTTTACTAATCACATGATAGTTGAATACGTCTAAATATGTTCATACGTTATAAGTTTGAGTACAAGGCAATAAAACTAGCATGAATCATGATAGATGAACAAGCACGAGATTGCTAAATCGGTTAAGCTACATGGTCATATAGCTAGGAACGTGTGTAACGTGCTGCGTATGCTTAGTCTCACAAATTTACATGcatgaaaaacatatatttttctatGTATGTTCTACTGCTACACATATATGACATATTGGATCTGTATGGACAGGCTTGTGAAACTACTGAGCCAGAAGCTACTAGGCAGCAGTTCCCATACTACAACGAGATCCAATCGATTTTCACAGCAAGAATTCAAAGAGTGTTGTGGTCAGAAGCCACAGAACCAAGCACTTCTTCAAAGAGAAAACATCATCAGTTTTCATCCgacgaagaagaggaagagcaaGACACTCATGAGGAGCCAAATCAAAGCATCAACGATGAATTATTGGCTTTCGTTGAGACACACAAGAAAGATGCACAAGTGATTACTACTACTAATCCAAGAAAACGTGCGAAAAAAGGAAAAGGCATTACAGGTAGTAGCAGCAAAGCGGGTAGCACATTGAGAGAAATATTGGAGGACTTTATGAGGCAAACGGTGAAGATGGAAAAAGAATGGAGAGATGCATGGGAGATGAATGAGAGAGCGAGGGAAAAGAGAGAGACAGAGTGGCGGAGGAGAATGGCGGAGCTAGAAGAGGAGAGAGCGGCCGCGGAGAGGAGGTGGATGGAAAGAGAGGATGAGAGACGGTTGAGAGAAGAAGCTAGGGCTCAGAAAAGAGATACTCTCATTGGTATTTTGCTTAATAAGCTTAACAAAGATAACAATGATGATCAACATCAAGgcttctaattttttattttttatttaagcaTCACTTTAGCTAGTAAAATGTAAGTTCATTTCATTTATATGAATAATTGATACTTGATAACGacaaattaaatttgaatatatatggTATGAATGAAGAATGACAACCTCGAAGCTGGGGCTGGATTTCGGTTAGATCCTCAAATTCATCTTTTCCCGTTTTCATTTTTAGTGTTCTCCttgatatatagttttaaataagcTGTTGGGAAAATCGAGTTTTGCAATAGTACTTTTCGAATAGAACAATTGTTTTCTGATGCATATTAGGTTCagggtgtgtgtgtgtgtgtgtggggggggggggggggggggataaAACTTCAACCATAATAGATAACAAGTAAAACGAGCATGCATGCGATATTAACCGTAAAAGTAAACGTCGCTCAAATCATGCccctatatatatacataaatttgaACTATATAACTATCAAAAATAGAACTGAAATTAGCATCTACCTAACCCAGTAGGGTATACAATTACTAGGGATCGATATATGTATGCCTACTTTATTCTTCTAATAGGAATGTTCCATAACATGAAAATGTATCAGTTGCCAAACAAAAGTCTTTGTTCCAAAATTCCAATTCACATTTGTCTCTCATTACTTCACCGCGTTATTTAtgatcatatataatataacctATTATTCGTTagtaaaaatctatattatgaaagatttgttttgtttatttcttcttGCAAGAAAACAGCAACCAAAACAGTTCGCAACATGTAcagttttttcttaaaacaaacTTGAAACCGTGTCACGACGTTCACATTAATGTAACAGTTTTTTGTTAATAAACTCAAAACCGTGTCGTAGACGTTCACACTAATGTAGTTTGTTTATTTCGCTATATTACATAAAATTGGGCTCACTCGCTGCGTCAGCTCATCTGGATAGATACGTAGAGATAGATCAAACCCTTAAACGTCACTCACCAGTCACCAGTCACCAGTATGAACCTTCATATGTAacatttgtgtgtgtgttttttttgacttaaatcatttataatttgAAGTTCATATCTAGCTAAATCATTTTATTAGTCGactaaatcaaatatttataatttaaagtttACATAATGAATTAGAGTGGAAAAAATGTTAACGAGtttattcttttcaaaaaaaaaaaaatgttaacgAGTTTACATGTGAATCCCAaacagaaaacaagaaaaatacaaaactaaacgCCAAATAACTAAGCAACGTTATTGGAAGGAGACCACAATTTGCATGTGAAAGGGGCATAAAGGAGACAGTACGTATTTCGAAGCTACGAGGCTCTGCCCGATTTGACTGTTTTTGGACCACcctaaactatttaaaatatttcatttaatatcCCATCATATATcgtattttgaataaatatgtagtctcatctatcttattaaaacagaaacattctgttggacctaacatttattttgtaaatttttaaattaaatacactttgatactttatagttaaacctatattaaatcattaatgttcttttctttataatactatctatgtttccaaacaatatatttatttcttactactatcaatatttccaaacaatatattttataccactatcaatgtttccaaacaatacaataattaatcttaatattttatatctatcattttctctttaaaattttgtagaaacatcataatttcataaattgcaaaataatgaactttaaaatttggattataagattacaaattatgaaactattacaatttaaatcaaatgagattacatattggtcatccatcagttcaatcggttagtctcgaattttagtgattttgttaatatgaatattttaaaaacctaaattgaattgtcagatctccggattaaccggtataatcacaattgggttgaatttagaaacactgatttaaatgcaaaaatattttaaatacactctttaaaagttaccaaaatatttgttaagttattagtaaaaaaattcatcgtaaaatattccgcgcttccaaagcgcgggtcataatctagttcCTAATTATGATAAGAGATTAGGAGTCATCAAGATTATGATCGTTGCGCTATTTGCCTTTTGGTTATCTTGTGATTAGTAAATAGTGAATTCACACGTTCTACAAATTGTCATCCTGGATGAGTGCATTTGTTTATACCAGGCGTtctataaatttcttttaaaacaaaattagataACATTTTTAATTCTCAATGttaatttcaataaatttttattatatataaccaTTTATATTTaacagtttatttttattagtagttaataaacaattaatgatgttttgttaaaaaaaagtaagaaaataaacatttattatttcatGTACGTAATTCTAAAATGTCATCACATAAACATCAAGTGTAACCTCATTCTCTTTCGAGAGGACGTTTGAATCTTCTCAGcctttaatttaattataaggCGGGTTACCCTGCGTCTATTCCACCGTACAGTCATGTACGCTCGGCGGTGTGTGCAAGGGTATTCTCACTGCGGTTCCACGTTAGTTCGTACCAGGGACGAAGGCAGTGTGTTAGGAAGAGGGTTAGTTAGACATGTCAATTAGGACCGAAGTCCGCAGCCTAACCTTCAAGGCCCTAAAAATTACCGGATTTGGACTTAGTTTTATAAGCCAACAAAAATCGGATCTTTCGGGCTAAGCCCATTTAAGCTTTTGGATATATTGGGTTTAAATCCGTCTAGGTTAGGACCGGTCCGAAAATCCGAaactttgtattttattttaaatattattatttttataatcaaaatctTAACtagtattaacatattattttgatattttttaatccaaactctaataaaaatataaaaattaatgcaCTTTATTGTTGATCAATACAAATGTCAGATTTATATTTTGCAAATGtaatttcttcttttataaatactttttttcaACATACAAAGTATGAAATGTTTGATTAtgtttatcataaattttgtttttatatgtttagtttaaatttatatttgattatttaaatcttattaaatttggttagtttataatatgtttttaaaccatacgaaaaagtaaaatatttttgataaataagaaaagttgaaaattactatattttttcttaaagttaaaactgtttttttaataaaattcatatgTACTAAAACGGTAGAAATGACAATGACAAATTATTTTTCGAAAAACCcaaaaatccgaaaaaccctaTAACCCTATAAAAGACAGACCAGACTTTCAATTCTAGACCCAAAATATTTCTTGGCCGAACCGGCCCGACCGCCCGAATTGACACCCTAGGTCAGTTGACCCCATAAATTTTGGAAAACTAGTTTAATTATCATCAGATATTCTATATTGACTCCAACACAAAACATTATTGACCCTATTATATTTAGTCTAACAACAAACCAAccaaaaactataatatattagtctataaaattattatatatgattaaatataaataaacctattaaattaaataagcaaattaaaattatttctttcattcgtttatatttttcttcctttttatgtgtatataatattaattgtttTCATTGAAATCAAGTCCAATTCAAGagttttgattacaaaatatatCCTTTTTCTTCCATTTTATAacttaagatttttttatataaaagtatcagtaatttcttattttaaagaACCAACTAATAGAAAAAACTTATACAACATTTAAAAGTTCAGTTTTTGTGATTCTatcaaaataatagtttaaataaaatataaactaatatacatatagaaaattttgaaaaggtTTTAAACTtaagtttatataaaataatttaatatagatAATGTAAAGTACATGTTAATTAgcgatatatttatttttactaaaatttatttatttatttaaatatagtatGACCcggtaaaaataatttattgctCTGCTACTAGTTCGTACAGAATGGAGTTGGCGCCGTTCGCGACTCACCTGCAGAGCCGGGCCTGACAATTTTTGGCCCAAAAGccaactaaaatatttttggcgCGTGATCTAATAAAACacgaaaaatattaaaaactaggGGTgccccgccctacgggcgggattttatttgaaatatatttaaattttataaatcattttagaaatattttaaaaattgaatgactataaaataaacaaataaaaagtgtagatcatattgatttttaatagagATTTTCTGTCTGAGTTTAAAAGTGAGGTAACATTCACTATCTTCTATTTTATAGAGAATACAAAATTAGCAAAGAAAAATTCAGGAAAATGTAAtgatttctatttctttttattgctgtttttcattttaacataaaaattcaatagaattagttaaattttataaaactgatttttagaaattttagtAAGAATATTTGATATACTTTTTGTGTGTTGAATCCATatgataaaatacaaaatattataagtaattcaataaaataacataaaatattgaaatgtaaaataaaattagaaattgAAAAGcattttatagtaaaataaaaaataaattgctttgtttctgattatataaaattatatatatagcctttttaatttataatttaatgaaaCTATTTATTTACATGAATTttgttgaaatattattttattacttaattttttattatattttacacaTATCTAACTTAGACCcatctaatttattaatttaccaTGTTTCTTCGTATCGATTGAAATATTAtgctaattatttatttttcattaattttcgttgatatttttaatatccacATTACGGTTGAATTGTTTGTAACCAAACATTATCGGCGAAGTTAATAACTTGATTGACGGTACCATCGAATTTGTTTAAGAAAAACACCTATCAAACTGAACCGATATTATAATCGACTCTGAATCAATGCCAAATTGGTTTGGGTTAAGCTGGTTCGATTTGCGCATTGATCTCAAAGTTATGTGTGTGAATGAGACTCTGTTAAATGAATGAGCCCATCAGTTGTATGCTTTACGATTATTGTAGTAAATAAGAGGAAAATTGATGTATTTGTCTAAAGGAGGTTGGCCCTTAACTTGCAAAGATTTGTATTTGTCTTAGGGCTGAAATTGATTCAGACAGGCTCAATGAGAAAATAGTTGCATAA
The sequence above is drawn from the Raphanus sativus cultivar WK10039 chromosome 7, ASM80110v3, whole genome shotgun sequence genome and encodes:
- the LOC108817037 gene encoding trihelix transcription factor GT-3a-like encodes the protein MDQRNPFHHQHHHLIQQQQLHPPPQSTTTAMDPGGGGERIPQWSLEETKELLGIREELDQTFMETKRNKLLWEVVAAKMADKGFARTAEQCKSKWKNLVTRFKACETTEPEATRQQFPYYNEIQSIFTARIQRVLWSEATEPSTSSKRKHHQFSSDEEEEEQDTHEEPNQSINDELLAFVETHKKDAQVITTTNPRKRAKKGKGITGSSSKAGSTLREILEDFMRQTVKMEKEWRDAWEMNERAREKRETEWRRRMAELEEERAAAERRWMEREDERRLREEARAQKRDTLIGILLNKLNKDNNDDQHQGF